One window of Siniperca chuatsi isolate FFG_IHB_CAS linkage group LG19, ASM2008510v1, whole genome shotgun sequence genomic DNA carries:
- the LOC122866871 gene encoding threonine synthase-like 1 isoform X5 codes for MTFRVLLSFDSSMGLLNVSQLALRAGRCLSPFSTPVSWLSTEATLLGHKNILLMGPPGAGKTSVGRIVAHRLGLPVVDVDDDVLEVAWKMPVASKLAAVGGERFLEEEGQALCNFSASGCVVSLTGSNPLHAAAMQHVKESGLVIYLDVASEDIIQRLARMKVNRIVGQEAGVSMMDILRYRKQFYEKWLDVRVLCGTGDTVEEVAEKVLKAVERYQNHAAETFVSTRSDSGESSNQETYFSDVVVEGLATDEGLYVPKNGFPNIDAREWLRLVDMSYPERVLVLLEKCIHPLDVPALDLRTMIFKAYGSNFSSEAVAPVKHLIHNQYVQELFHGPTASFKDLALQLMPQLFAYCLPPMCNYLILVATSGDTGSAVLSGFSRLSGTDRHRTGVLVFFPEEGVSEIQKLQMTSYREGNVRAVSVLSDFDFCQRTMKRMFGESGLTGHLAVEYGTVLSTANSINWARLLPQVVYHSSAYLDLCRDGVIKFGEPIDVCIPTGNFGNAMAAVYAKQMGIPIRKVICASNHNRIITDFITTGEYDLRGRPLMLSHSPAIDILKSSNLERFIYHVSGGDSRLVKELFTRLDRQQRFQVPEPLLGRIQQEMLAGWCSEDDCLAAIQSVHTQTGYVMDTHTAVAKVVVDRLQDGLCPVVLCSTAHYGKFAPAVFKALQIQNVPEDPVEQLKKLGSTACRPEIHRDMMKWLKESGRRGHTVCQADYSVLVEEVEGMVQDSFLKVM; via the exons ATGACATTTCGCGT GCTTCTGTCATTTGACTCCTCAATGGGTTTACTGAATGTAAGTCAGCTTGCACTAAGAGCTGGCAGATGCCTGAGTCCCTTTTCAACACCAGTATCATGGCTTTCCACCGAAGCCACCCTGCTGGGGCACAAGAACATACTGCTCATGGGTCCACCTGGAGCAGGGAAGACCTCAGTGGGGAGGATAGTGGCCCACAGACTGGGACTGCCTGTAGTTGACGTTGACGACGATGTCTTAGAGGTGGCATGGAAGATGCCTGTGGCTTCCAAGCTTGCAGCAGTCGGCGGAGAGCGTTTCCTGGAGGAAGAAGGCCAGGCTTTGTGTAACTTCTCTGCCTCTGGGTGTGTCGTCTCCCTTACAGGCTCCAACCCTCTTCACGCTGCAGCGATGCAGCACGTCAAAGAGTCCGGACTGGTCATCTACCTGGACGTGGCCAGTGAAGACATCATACAGAGACTCGCCAGGATGAAGGTGAACAGGATAGTGGGCCAGGAGGCAGGGGTGTCCATGATGGACATTCTGCGTTACAGGAAACAGTTTTATGAGAAGTGGCTTGATGTGCGGGTGTTGTGTGGAACAGGGGACACGGTGGAGGAAGTAGCGGAGAAGGTGCTGAAGGCTGTGGAGAGATATCAGAACCATGCTGCAGAAACCTTTGTGTCAACCAGGAGTGACAGCGGGGAATCGTCCAATCAGGAAACATACTTTAGTGATGTGGTAGTTGAGGGTCTGGCCACAGATGAAGGCCTCTATGTTCCCAAAAATGGCTTCCCAAACATCGATGCTCGTGAATGGCTTAGACTAGTTGACATGTCATACCCAGAACGAGTGTTAGTTTTACTTGAAAAGTGCATACACCCATTAGATGTCCCTGCTTTGGATCTCAGAACGATGATATTCAAGGCATATGGGTCTAACTTTTCTAGTGAGGCAGTAGCACCTGTAAAACATCTCATCCACAATCAGTATGTTCAGGAGCTTTTTCACGGCCCCACCGCCTCATTTAAAGACCTGGCCTTGCAGCTGATGCCCCAGCTCTTCGCCTACTGCCTCCCACCGATGTGCAACTACCTCATTCTGGTAGCCACCTCTGGAGACACTGGAAGTGCTGTGCTCAGTGGCTTCAGCAGGCTCAGTGGCACTGACAGACACAGGACCGGGGTGCTGGTGTTTTTCCCAGAGGAAGGCGTGAGTGAGATTCAGAAGCTTCAGATGACGAGCTACAGGGAGGGCAACGTCAGAGCCGTCAGTGTCCTGTCAGACTTTGACTTCTGTCAGAGAACCATGAAGAGGATGTTTGGAGAGTCTGGGCTGACCGGGCACCTCGCTGTAGAGTACGGCACAGTCCTCAGCACCGCCAACTCCATCAACTGGGCACGGCTGTTGCCACAG GTGGTGTACCATTCCTCAGCCTATTTGGATCTATGCAGAGACGGTGTTATCAAGTTCGGGGAGCCCATTGATGTTTGCATCCCTACTGGTAACTTTGGTAATGCCATGGCAGCTGTGTACGCCAAGCAAATGGGCATCCCGATAAGAAAAGTAATCTGTGCGTCCAACCACAACCGCATCATCACAGACTTTATCACCACAGGCGAGTACGATCTCCGGGGACGGCCTCTGATGCTCTCCCACTCCCCTGCAATAGATATCCTGAAATCCTCCAACCTTGAGAGGTTTATCTACCACGTCTCAGGCGGAGACAGCCGTCTTGTCAAGGAACTGTTCACACGCTTAGACAGACAACAGCGCTTTCAGGTTCCCGAGCCTCTTCTTGGTAGGATACAGCAGGAAATGCTGGCTGGCTGGTGCTCAGAAGACGACTGCTTGGCTGCCATCCAGAgcgtacacacacagacgggCTACgtcatggacacacacaccgCCGTGGCTAAAGTCGTGGTTGATAGGCTGCAGGATGGTTTGTGCCCCGTGGTGCTTTGTTCCACTGCTCACTACGGGAAATTTGCTCCCGCTGTCTTCAAAGCCTTACAAATCCAAAATGTTCCAGAGGATCCTGTTGAGCAGCTGAAGAAGCTCGGATCGACTGCATGCAGACCAGAAATACACAGAGACATGATGAAATGGCTAAAGGAAAGTGGCAGGAGGGGACACACCGTTTGTCAGGCAGATTACAGTGTGTTGGTAGAAGAGGTGGAGGGTATGGTACAGGACTCCTTCTTGAAAGTTATGTag
- the LOC122866871 gene encoding threonine synthase-like 1 isoform X6: MKNRLLSFDSSMGLLNVSQLALRAGRCLSPFSTPVSWLSTEATLLGHKNILLMGPPGAGKTSVGRIVAHRLGLPVVDVDDDVLEVAWKMPVASKLAAVGGERFLEEEGQALCNFSASGCVVSLTGSNPLHAAAMQHVKESGLVIYLDVASEDIIQRLARMKVNRIVGQEAGVSMMDILRYRKQFYEKWLDVRVLCGTGDTVEEVAEKVLKAVERYQNHAAETFVSTRSDSGESSNQETYFSDVVVEGLATDEGLYVPKNGFPNIDAREWLRLVDMSYPERVLVLLEKCIHPLDVPALDLRTMIFKAYGSNFSSEAVAPVKHLIHNQYVQELFHGPTASFKDLALQLMPQLFAYCLPPMCNYLILVATSGDTGSAVLSGFSRLSGTDRHRTGVLVFFPEEGVSEIQKLQMTSYREGNVRAVSVLSDFDFCQRTMKRMFGESGLTGHLAVEYGTVLSTANSINWARLLPQVVYHSSAYLDLCRDGVIKFGEPIDVCIPTGNFGNAMAAVYAKQMGIPIRKVICASNHNRIITDFITTGEYDLRGRPLMLSHSPAIDILKSSNLERFIYHVSGGDSRLVKELFTRLDRQQRFQVPEPLLGRIQQEMLAGWCSEDDCLAAIQSVHTQTGYVMDTHTAVAKVVVDRLQDGLCPVVLCSTAHYGKFAPAVFKALQIQNVPEDPVEQLKKLGSTACRPEIHRDMMKWLKESGRRGHTVCQADYSVLVEEVEGMVQDSFLKVM; this comes from the exons ATGAAG aACAGGCTTCTGTCATTTGACTCCTCAATGGGTTTACTGAATGTAAGTCAGCTTGCACTAAGAGCTGGCAGATGCCTGAGTCCCTTTTCAACACCAGTATCATGGCTTTCCACCGAAGCCACCCTGCTGGGGCACAAGAACATACTGCTCATGGGTCCACCTGGAGCAGGGAAGACCTCAGTGGGGAGGATAGTGGCCCACAGACTGGGACTGCCTGTAGTTGACGTTGACGACGATGTCTTAGAGGTGGCATGGAAGATGCCTGTGGCTTCCAAGCTTGCAGCAGTCGGCGGAGAGCGTTTCCTGGAGGAAGAAGGCCAGGCTTTGTGTAACTTCTCTGCCTCTGGGTGTGTCGTCTCCCTTACAGGCTCCAACCCTCTTCACGCTGCAGCGATGCAGCACGTCAAAGAGTCCGGACTGGTCATCTACCTGGACGTGGCCAGTGAAGACATCATACAGAGACTCGCCAGGATGAAGGTGAACAGGATAGTGGGCCAGGAGGCAGGGGTGTCCATGATGGACATTCTGCGTTACAGGAAACAGTTTTATGAGAAGTGGCTTGATGTGCGGGTGTTGTGTGGAACAGGGGACACGGTGGAGGAAGTAGCGGAGAAGGTGCTGAAGGCTGTGGAGAGATATCAGAACCATGCTGCAGAAACCTTTGTGTCAACCAGGAGTGACAGCGGGGAATCGTCCAATCAGGAAACATACTTTAGTGATGTGGTAGTTGAGGGTCTGGCCACAGATGAAGGCCTCTATGTTCCCAAAAATGGCTTCCCAAACATCGATGCTCGTGAATGGCTTAGACTAGTTGACATGTCATACCCAGAACGAGTGTTAGTTTTACTTGAAAAGTGCATACACCCATTAGATGTCCCTGCTTTGGATCTCAGAACGATGATATTCAAGGCATATGGGTCTAACTTTTCTAGTGAGGCAGTAGCACCTGTAAAACATCTCATCCACAATCAGTATGTTCAGGAGCTTTTTCACGGCCCCACCGCCTCATTTAAAGACCTGGCCTTGCAGCTGATGCCCCAGCTCTTCGCCTACTGCCTCCCACCGATGTGCAACTACCTCATTCTGGTAGCCACCTCTGGAGACACTGGAAGTGCTGTGCTCAGTGGCTTCAGCAGGCTCAGTGGCACTGACAGACACAGGACCGGGGTGCTGGTGTTTTTCCCAGAGGAAGGCGTGAGTGAGATTCAGAAGCTTCAGATGACGAGCTACAGGGAGGGCAACGTCAGAGCCGTCAGTGTCCTGTCAGACTTTGACTTCTGTCAGAGAACCATGAAGAGGATGTTTGGAGAGTCTGGGCTGACCGGGCACCTCGCTGTAGAGTACGGCACAGTCCTCAGCACCGCCAACTCCATCAACTGGGCACGGCTGTTGCCACAG GTGGTGTACCATTCCTCAGCCTATTTGGATCTATGCAGAGACGGTGTTATCAAGTTCGGGGAGCCCATTGATGTTTGCATCCCTACTGGTAACTTTGGTAATGCCATGGCAGCTGTGTACGCCAAGCAAATGGGCATCCCGATAAGAAAAGTAATCTGTGCGTCCAACCACAACCGCATCATCACAGACTTTATCACCACAGGCGAGTACGATCTCCGGGGACGGCCTCTGATGCTCTCCCACTCCCCTGCAATAGATATCCTGAAATCCTCCAACCTTGAGAGGTTTATCTACCACGTCTCAGGCGGAGACAGCCGTCTTGTCAAGGAACTGTTCACACGCTTAGACAGACAACAGCGCTTTCAGGTTCCCGAGCCTCTTCTTGGTAGGATACAGCAGGAAATGCTGGCTGGCTGGTGCTCAGAAGACGACTGCTTGGCTGCCATCCAGAgcgtacacacacagacgggCTACgtcatggacacacacaccgCCGTGGCTAAAGTCGTGGTTGATAGGCTGCAGGATGGTTTGTGCCCCGTGGTGCTTTGTTCCACTGCTCACTACGGGAAATTTGCTCCCGCTGTCTTCAAAGCCTTACAAATCCAAAATGTTCCAGAGGATCCTGTTGAGCAGCTGAAGAAGCTCGGATCGACTGCATGCAGACCAGAAATACACAGAGACATGATGAAATGGCTAAAGGAAAGTGGCAGGAGGGGACACACCGTTTGTCAGGCAGATTACAGTGTGTTGGTAGAAGAGGTGGAGGGTATGGTACAGGACTCCTTCTTGAAAGTTATGTag
- the LOC122866871 gene encoding threonine synthase-like 1 isoform X2, with the protein MRVVLRIRNTVVQRSEERLNAAQRLLSFDSSMGLLNVSQLALRAGRCLSPFSTPVSWLSTEATLLGHKNILLMGPPGAGKTSVGRIVAHRLGLPVVDVDDDVLEVAWKMPVASKLAAVGGERFLEEEGQALCNFSASGCVVSLTGSNPLHAAAMQHVKESGLVIYLDVASEDIIQRLARMKVNRIVGQEAGVSMMDILRYRKQFYEKWLDVRVLCGTGDTVEEVAEKVLKAVERYQNHAAETFVSTRSDSGESSNQETYFSDVVVEGLATDEGLYVPKNGFPNIDAREWLRLVDMSYPERVLVLLEKCIHPLDVPALDLRTMIFKAYGSNFSSEAVAPVKHLIHNQYVQELFHGPTASFKDLALQLMPQLFAYCLPPMCNYLILVATSGDTGSAVLSGFSRLSGTDRHRTGVLVFFPEEGVSEIQKLQMTSYREGNVRAVSVLSDFDFCQRTMKRMFGESGLTGHLAVEYGTVLSTANSINWARLLPQVVYHSSAYLDLCRDGVIKFGEPIDVCIPTGNFGNAMAAVYAKQMGIPIRKVICASNHNRIITDFITTGEYDLRGRPLMLSHSPAIDILKSSNLERFIYHVSGGDSRLVKELFTRLDRQQRFQVPEPLLGRIQQEMLAGWCSEDDCLAAIQSVHTQTGYVMDTHTAVAKVVVDRLQDGLCPVVLCSTAHYGKFAPAVFKALQIQNVPEDPVEQLKKLGSTACRPEIHRDMMKWLKESGRRGHTVCQADYSVLVEEVEGMVQDSFLKVM; encoded by the exons ATGCGAGTCGTACTAAGAATTCGAAACACTGTAGTACAACGTTCCGAGGAGCGTCTGAATGCAGCACAAAG GCTTCTGTCATTTGACTCCTCAATGGGTTTACTGAATGTAAGTCAGCTTGCACTAAGAGCTGGCAGATGCCTGAGTCCCTTTTCAACACCAGTATCATGGCTTTCCACCGAAGCCACCCTGCTGGGGCACAAGAACATACTGCTCATGGGTCCACCTGGAGCAGGGAAGACCTCAGTGGGGAGGATAGTGGCCCACAGACTGGGACTGCCTGTAGTTGACGTTGACGACGATGTCTTAGAGGTGGCATGGAAGATGCCTGTGGCTTCCAAGCTTGCAGCAGTCGGCGGAGAGCGTTTCCTGGAGGAAGAAGGCCAGGCTTTGTGTAACTTCTCTGCCTCTGGGTGTGTCGTCTCCCTTACAGGCTCCAACCCTCTTCACGCTGCAGCGATGCAGCACGTCAAAGAGTCCGGACTGGTCATCTACCTGGACGTGGCCAGTGAAGACATCATACAGAGACTCGCCAGGATGAAGGTGAACAGGATAGTGGGCCAGGAGGCAGGGGTGTCCATGATGGACATTCTGCGTTACAGGAAACAGTTTTATGAGAAGTGGCTTGATGTGCGGGTGTTGTGTGGAACAGGGGACACGGTGGAGGAAGTAGCGGAGAAGGTGCTGAAGGCTGTGGAGAGATATCAGAACCATGCTGCAGAAACCTTTGTGTCAACCAGGAGTGACAGCGGGGAATCGTCCAATCAGGAAACATACTTTAGTGATGTGGTAGTTGAGGGTCTGGCCACAGATGAAGGCCTCTATGTTCCCAAAAATGGCTTCCCAAACATCGATGCTCGTGAATGGCTTAGACTAGTTGACATGTCATACCCAGAACGAGTGTTAGTTTTACTTGAAAAGTGCATACACCCATTAGATGTCCCTGCTTTGGATCTCAGAACGATGATATTCAAGGCATATGGGTCTAACTTTTCTAGTGAGGCAGTAGCACCTGTAAAACATCTCATCCACAATCAGTATGTTCAGGAGCTTTTTCACGGCCCCACCGCCTCATTTAAAGACCTGGCCTTGCAGCTGATGCCCCAGCTCTTCGCCTACTGCCTCCCACCGATGTGCAACTACCTCATTCTGGTAGCCACCTCTGGAGACACTGGAAGTGCTGTGCTCAGTGGCTTCAGCAGGCTCAGTGGCACTGACAGACACAGGACCGGGGTGCTGGTGTTTTTCCCAGAGGAAGGCGTGAGTGAGATTCAGAAGCTTCAGATGACGAGCTACAGGGAGGGCAACGTCAGAGCCGTCAGTGTCCTGTCAGACTTTGACTTCTGTCAGAGAACCATGAAGAGGATGTTTGGAGAGTCTGGGCTGACCGGGCACCTCGCTGTAGAGTACGGCACAGTCCTCAGCACCGCCAACTCCATCAACTGGGCACGGCTGTTGCCACAG GTGGTGTACCATTCCTCAGCCTATTTGGATCTATGCAGAGACGGTGTTATCAAGTTCGGGGAGCCCATTGATGTTTGCATCCCTACTGGTAACTTTGGTAATGCCATGGCAGCTGTGTACGCCAAGCAAATGGGCATCCCGATAAGAAAAGTAATCTGTGCGTCCAACCACAACCGCATCATCACAGACTTTATCACCACAGGCGAGTACGATCTCCGGGGACGGCCTCTGATGCTCTCCCACTCCCCTGCAATAGATATCCTGAAATCCTCCAACCTTGAGAGGTTTATCTACCACGTCTCAGGCGGAGACAGCCGTCTTGTCAAGGAACTGTTCACACGCTTAGACAGACAACAGCGCTTTCAGGTTCCCGAGCCTCTTCTTGGTAGGATACAGCAGGAAATGCTGGCTGGCTGGTGCTCAGAAGACGACTGCTTGGCTGCCATCCAGAgcgtacacacacagacgggCTACgtcatggacacacacaccgCCGTGGCTAAAGTCGTGGTTGATAGGCTGCAGGATGGTTTGTGCCCCGTGGTGCTTTGTTCCACTGCTCACTACGGGAAATTTGCTCCCGCTGTCTTCAAAGCCTTACAAATCCAAAATGTTCCAGAGGATCCTGTTGAGCAGCTGAAGAAGCTCGGATCGACTGCATGCAGACCAGAAATACACAGAGACATGATGAAATGGCTAAAGGAAAGTGGCAGGAGGGGACACACCGTTTGTCAGGCAGATTACAGTGTGTTGGTAGAAGAGGTGGAGGGTATGGTACAGGACTCCTTCTTGAAAGTTATGTag
- the LOC122866871 gene encoding threonine synthase-like 1 isoform X1: MQTVSGVEVVRSFILLHVLLSFDSSMGLLNVSQLALRAGRCLSPFSTPVSWLSTEATLLGHKNILLMGPPGAGKTSVGRIVAHRLGLPVVDVDDDVLEVAWKMPVASKLAAVGGERFLEEEGQALCNFSASGCVVSLTGSNPLHAAAMQHVKESGLVIYLDVASEDIIQRLARMKVNRIVGQEAGVSMMDILRYRKQFYEKWLDVRVLCGTGDTVEEVAEKVLKAVERYQNHAAETFVSTRSDSGESSNQETYFSDVVVEGLATDEGLYVPKNGFPNIDAREWLRLVDMSYPERVLVLLEKCIHPLDVPALDLRTMIFKAYGSNFSSEAVAPVKHLIHNQYVQELFHGPTASFKDLALQLMPQLFAYCLPPMCNYLILVATSGDTGSAVLSGFSRLSGTDRHRTGVLVFFPEEGVSEIQKLQMTSYREGNVRAVSVLSDFDFCQRTMKRMFGESGLTGHLAVEYGTVLSTANSINWARLLPQVVYHSSAYLDLCRDGVIKFGEPIDVCIPTGNFGNAMAAVYAKQMGIPIRKVICASNHNRIITDFITTGEYDLRGRPLMLSHSPAIDILKSSNLERFIYHVSGGDSRLVKELFTRLDRQQRFQVPEPLLGRIQQEMLAGWCSEDDCLAAIQSVHTQTGYVMDTHTAVAKVVVDRLQDGLCPVVLCSTAHYGKFAPAVFKALQIQNVPEDPVEQLKKLGSTACRPEIHRDMMKWLKESGRRGHTVCQADYSVLVEEVEGMVQDSFLKVM, translated from the exons ATGCAAACAGTTAGCGGTGTTGAAGTGGTTCGCTCTTTTATATTGTTACATGT GCTTCTGTCATTTGACTCCTCAATGGGTTTACTGAATGTAAGTCAGCTTGCACTAAGAGCTGGCAGATGCCTGAGTCCCTTTTCAACACCAGTATCATGGCTTTCCACCGAAGCCACCCTGCTGGGGCACAAGAACATACTGCTCATGGGTCCACCTGGAGCAGGGAAGACCTCAGTGGGGAGGATAGTGGCCCACAGACTGGGACTGCCTGTAGTTGACGTTGACGACGATGTCTTAGAGGTGGCATGGAAGATGCCTGTGGCTTCCAAGCTTGCAGCAGTCGGCGGAGAGCGTTTCCTGGAGGAAGAAGGCCAGGCTTTGTGTAACTTCTCTGCCTCTGGGTGTGTCGTCTCCCTTACAGGCTCCAACCCTCTTCACGCTGCAGCGATGCAGCACGTCAAAGAGTCCGGACTGGTCATCTACCTGGACGTGGCCAGTGAAGACATCATACAGAGACTCGCCAGGATGAAGGTGAACAGGATAGTGGGCCAGGAGGCAGGGGTGTCCATGATGGACATTCTGCGTTACAGGAAACAGTTTTATGAGAAGTGGCTTGATGTGCGGGTGTTGTGTGGAACAGGGGACACGGTGGAGGAAGTAGCGGAGAAGGTGCTGAAGGCTGTGGAGAGATATCAGAACCATGCTGCAGAAACCTTTGTGTCAACCAGGAGTGACAGCGGGGAATCGTCCAATCAGGAAACATACTTTAGTGATGTGGTAGTTGAGGGTCTGGCCACAGATGAAGGCCTCTATGTTCCCAAAAATGGCTTCCCAAACATCGATGCTCGTGAATGGCTTAGACTAGTTGACATGTCATACCCAGAACGAGTGTTAGTTTTACTTGAAAAGTGCATACACCCATTAGATGTCCCTGCTTTGGATCTCAGAACGATGATATTCAAGGCATATGGGTCTAACTTTTCTAGTGAGGCAGTAGCACCTGTAAAACATCTCATCCACAATCAGTATGTTCAGGAGCTTTTTCACGGCCCCACCGCCTCATTTAAAGACCTGGCCTTGCAGCTGATGCCCCAGCTCTTCGCCTACTGCCTCCCACCGATGTGCAACTACCTCATTCTGGTAGCCACCTCTGGAGACACTGGAAGTGCTGTGCTCAGTGGCTTCAGCAGGCTCAGTGGCACTGACAGACACAGGACCGGGGTGCTGGTGTTTTTCCCAGAGGAAGGCGTGAGTGAGATTCAGAAGCTTCAGATGACGAGCTACAGGGAGGGCAACGTCAGAGCCGTCAGTGTCCTGTCAGACTTTGACTTCTGTCAGAGAACCATGAAGAGGATGTTTGGAGAGTCTGGGCTGACCGGGCACCTCGCTGTAGAGTACGGCACAGTCCTCAGCACCGCCAACTCCATCAACTGGGCACGGCTGTTGCCACAG GTGGTGTACCATTCCTCAGCCTATTTGGATCTATGCAGAGACGGTGTTATCAAGTTCGGGGAGCCCATTGATGTTTGCATCCCTACTGGTAACTTTGGTAATGCCATGGCAGCTGTGTACGCCAAGCAAATGGGCATCCCGATAAGAAAAGTAATCTGTGCGTCCAACCACAACCGCATCATCACAGACTTTATCACCACAGGCGAGTACGATCTCCGGGGACGGCCTCTGATGCTCTCCCACTCCCCTGCAATAGATATCCTGAAATCCTCCAACCTTGAGAGGTTTATCTACCACGTCTCAGGCGGAGACAGCCGTCTTGTCAAGGAACTGTTCACACGCTTAGACAGACAACAGCGCTTTCAGGTTCCCGAGCCTCTTCTTGGTAGGATACAGCAGGAAATGCTGGCTGGCTGGTGCTCAGAAGACGACTGCTTGGCTGCCATCCAGAgcgtacacacacagacgggCTACgtcatggacacacacaccgCCGTGGCTAAAGTCGTGGTTGATAGGCTGCAGGATGGTTTGTGCCCCGTGGTGCTTTGTTCCACTGCTCACTACGGGAAATTTGCTCCCGCTGTCTTCAAAGCCTTACAAATCCAAAATGTTCCAGAGGATCCTGTTGAGCAGCTGAAGAAGCTCGGATCGACTGCATGCAGACCAGAAATACACAGAGACATGATGAAATGGCTAAAGGAAAGTGGCAGGAGGGGACACACCGTTTGTCAGGCAGATTACAGTGTGTTGGTAGAAGAGGTGGAGGGTATGGTACAGGACTCCTTCTTGAAAGTTATGTag